From the genome of Orcinus orca chromosome 5, mOrcOrc1.1, whole genome shotgun sequence, one region includes:
- the DNMT3L gene encoding DNA (cytosine-5)-methyltransferase 3-like, producing the protein MALSSPGTLSLETLDGSDPDPAPLLEGEPCPQPCEIILDREAEHSTDIIPRSSEQSSPPSPRLRRDMCICCGSFRVHMQHPLFEGGMCTPCKVSREAWGGFVEALEQRRQPGFALAKDKFLECLFLYDEDGYLSYCSICCAGETLLICESPDCTRCYCFECIDSLVGPGTSGKVQAMSNWVCFLCLPFPHSGLLQRRKKWRGWLKAFCDREAESPLEMYKTVPVWKREPIRVLSLFGDIKKELMSLGFLEHGSEPGKLKHLDDVTNVVRRDVEAWGPFDLAYGSTPPLGHACSQPPAWYLFQFHRILRYARPRPGSPQPCFWMFVDNLVLTQDDRVVATRFLETEPVTIQDVRGCTIRNAVHVWSNVPAVKCRHSALDPQEELSLLARDRQRAKPPTQGPATLVKNCFLPLREYFKYFSTELTSSL; encoded by the exons ATGGCCCTCTCCTCCCCGGGAACCCTGAGCCTGGAAACCCTGGATGGCTCGGACCCTGACCCAGCCCCGCTGCTGGAAGGGGAGCCGTGTCCCCAGCCCTGTGAAATCA TCCTGGACCGGGAAGCAGAGCACAGCACGGACATCATCCCGCGCTCCAGCGAGCAGTCATCCCCACCGTCACCCAGGCTCCGCAGAG ACATGTGTATCTGCTGCGGAAGTTTCCGGGTGCACATGCAGCACCCTCTGTTTGAGGGAGGGATGTGCACTCCGTGCAAGGTAAGCAGGGAGGCATGGGGCGGCTTTGTGGAGGCCTTGGAACAGAGGAGGCAGCCTGGCTTTGCCCTCGCCAAGGACAAGTTCCTGGAGTGCCTCTTCTTGTACGACGAGGACGGGTACCTGTCCTACTGCTCCATATGCTGTGCGGGAGAGACGCTGCTCATCTGCGAGAGCCCCGACTGCACGCG GTGCTACTGTTTCGAGTGCATCGACAGCCTGGTGGGCCCCGGGACCTCGGGGAAAGTGCAGGCCATGAGCAACTGGGTCTGCTTCCTGtgcctgcccttcccccacaGTGGGCTGCTgcagaggaggaagaagtggCGGGGGTGGCTGAAGGCCTTCTGCGACCGGGAGGCG gagagTCCCCTTGAGATGTACAAAACTGTGCCCGTGTGGAAGAGAGAGCCCATCCGGGTGCTGTCCCTTTTTGGGGACATCAAGAAAG AGCTGATGAGTTTGGGCTTTTTGGAACATGGTTCTGAGCCGGGGAAACTGAAGCATTTGGATGATGTCACCAACGTAGTGAGGAGGGAC GTAGAAGCATGGGGCCCCTTCGACCTCGCCTACGGCTCTACGCCCCCGCTGGGCCACGCCTGCAGCCAGCCCCCAG CGTGGTACCTGTTCCAGTTCCACCGCATCCTGCGGTACGCGAGGCCGCGGCcaggcagcccccagccctgcttctGGATGTTCGTGGACAACCTGGTGCTGACCCAGGACGACCGCGTCGTGGCCACTCGCTTTCTGGAG ACTGAGCCGGTGACCATCCAGGACGTCCGTGGCTGTACCATCCGGAACGCCGTGCACGTGTGGAGCAACGTCCCCGCCGTGAAGTG CAGGCATTCAGCTCTGGATCCCCAGGAGGAATTATCCCTGCTGGCTCGGGACAGGCAGAGAGCAAagccccccacccagggcccagcCACGCTGGTGAAGAACTGTTTTCTCCCCCTGAGAGaatatttcaagtatttttcaACAGAACTCACTTCCTCTTTATAA